ATGTCAAATTACCAAAGTCAATGGCTTCAGTAGTTCCAGTTTTTCTTATTCCTGTTTTAGGTACTTTGGTGACTGTACTAATGATTAATTATGTGATTGGCGTTCCATTTGCGGCTTTAAATATAGGGCTTGAAAATTGGTTAAATAGTTTAAGTGGCGGAAACCAAATTTTAATGGCAGCAGTTGTTGGGGCAATGGTTGGTTTTGATTTAGGTGGCCCAGTTAATAAAGCTGCTGTAACAACAGCGATGGCGCTATTAACTAGTGGTGTCTATGCACCAAATACAGCAGCACAAGTTGCAATTATTATTCCACCAATTGGGTTAGGATTAGCAACTGTGATTGGAAAGCATAAATACAATACTGAGTTAAAAGAAGCTGGAAAGTCATCAATTATTATGGGATTAGTTGGGATCAGTGAAGGTGCAATTCCATTCGCAGTAGAAAGCCCTTTAAAAGTTATTCCTTCAACTGTGATTGGTTCAGCAATCGGCTCAGCTATGGCAGTTGGTCTTGGTGCAGTTAATCAAGCTCCAATTAGTGGTTTTTATGGTTGGTTTACGGTAGAAAAATGGCCGATTTATATTCTGTCTATTGCAGTAGGTTCATTATTTGTAGCGATATCTAGTGTTCTTTTAAGAAATAAAGATGCAGGCATTGAAGAAGTATCTATGAGTTTAGATGAAGAATTTGATGAAGATGCATGGGAAGAAGAGTGGCAAAGTTAATGACAAATGTACACATTGTAAATCACACACATTGGGATCGGGAATGGTATTTTACATCAATGGATGCCTTGGTTTTAAGTGATCAATTATTCAGTGATGTATTGACTGAGTTATCCTGCAATCCGGAAGCTAGTTTTGTTTTAGATGGCCAGCTTTCAATTTTAGATGATTATTTGGACTTGTATCCAGAAAAATTACCTGAAATTAAAGCTTTGATTGAAGCACAACAATTATTTATCGGTCCATGGTTTACGCAATCTGATGCCTTCTTTACTTCGGGAGAATCAGTTTTACGGAATGCGATGATTGGAATTTTTGAAAGTAAGAAGTATGGCGATTTTATGCCAATTGGTTATCTACCGGATACATTTGGATTCAATGCTCAAATACCGGTTATTTTAAATGAAGCTGGCTTAGAAAATATTATTTTGTGGCGTGGAGTTAGTTTAGGTAAACATGTCAATTCTCCTTATTTCAAATGGGAGAGTTTAGGCGGAGGAAATCAGGTCTATGCTTTAAACTTTCCTCAAGGATATGGAACAGGAATGCTGCTTGAACCAACACTGGAATATGTTGAAGGTAGATTGGATAAGGCAGTTGATTTTATTAAGCAATTTACAGATTCTAAAGAAATTATGATTCCTTCTGGTAATGATCAATTAGGTATCATCTCAGACTTTAACAATAAAGTTGCAGAGATTAATCAGTTAGGTAAGTATGACTATCAAGTCAGTACGTATCAGAACTTTTTAGGTTTGATGAAAGAAATGGATTTGGAAACGTATCGTGGTGAATTTAGAGAACCAGTCTTGGCACGTGTGCATAAGACTATCGGTTCTGTTCGGATGGATTTGAAGCAAGAAATTTTTCATTTGGAGCACAAATTAATTCGCAGAACTGAGCCATTACTAGTCATTGCCCAGCAACTAGGGATTGATTTAAGTAATCGTTTGTTGTTAAAGACTTGGAAAAAATTGTTAGAATGTCAGGCTCATGATAGTTTAGCAGGTTGTGTATCAGATGCAGTTGCTGAGGATATCGCTCATCGCTTAAAAGAAGCCAATGAAATTTGTGATAGCTTAGAAAATATTGTTTTGAAAAGAATTTCTGAGTCCTTAGCACTTTCGGAAAATGAATTTTTAATGTTGAATACTTCACCTGTTGCTTTTTCTGGTGAGAAAGTGGTTAAACTTCTTTCAAGAACTAAAGACATTGAAATTCCTAATTGCGCTGTAGTTATTTTAGAGGCTGAATATATTGAAAGCCGAGAAAATATTATGGAGGAAACACCGGCTGGGAATCGCTTTATCACTGAGGCTGGTTATTATATTTTAACTTTACGGGTGACCTGTGATTTGCCAGGGCTGGGGTATAAAGTTTTTGCTTTTGAAAATAGCCAGCAAAAAACAGATACTTTTCAGGCTGTTTCTGGAACTGAAATTGTTGAAGGAAATTATAAACTTACATTTGAGAACAATCAGTTGGTGTACCAAGATCCACAACGGAGCATTACAAATTTTATTGCTTTGATTGATGATGGAAATGCTGGAGACACGTATGACTTTTCTCCGCTTCTTGATGATAAAGCCATCGAATTAGTCTTTTCTGAGTGTAAATGTGAAGAGTCTAAACTGTCTAGCCGGATGATACTAACGGGAAAATTAAACTTACCTTATGATTTACAGGAAAGAATGAATCAAGCTAAAACGACTAATTTTGCGTATCAATTAAGCTTAGAATTAAATGCTACAGGTGAAATTAAAGGTACTATTCAATTTGAAAATACCATTCTAAATCATCGCATCCGCTTAAAAGTGGCTTTAAATCAAACCATTAATCGAGCACTTTCTGGCGTTCCATATGGTTTTATTAGGAAAGAAAATCAGATAGTCGTTGATTGGGAAAAGCATTTTTCTGAAATGCCAGTCAATATTGAACCTTTTGAAAAAACCATTAGTGTCTTTACCCAAGAGGACTCTTGTTCAGTTTTTACTCATGATAGTAAAGAATACGAATATCAGGACTCAGAGTTGTTGTTAACTATATTAGCTACAACGGATACTTTAGGGAAGCCAGATTTGCTATATCGTCCAGGTAGAGCTTCAGGAGATACAACAAAAAAAGGTCATATTATGATGGCGACGCCACTTGCTCAATTGAAAGATAAGCAAGTCAAGAGTTCATTTGTTTTGAAATTTGATCAAAAAAAGATAAGCGAAAAAGAAATCGCTGATTGGCGCTATCAATTGGAGCAGACATCAGTTAGTTATCAACGTCAAAATCTAAACTTTTTCATCTATCGCATTGATAATAAAATTCAAAAGCGAATTGAGCCTTTAGGATTGAAAGAGCGAGAATTTAGTGTACTTTCATTCTCTGAACATGCAGGTGTTTTAGTTAGTGGAATTCACAATTCTTATTATGGAAATGGATTTGTCATTCGTTTTGAAAATCCAACAGCTACTGAAATTGAATTAAATTTGGTAAGTCTTTTCCCAAATAGGCAAGTTGAACGTGTCAATGCAGTCGAAATGATTCAAGACTTCTCAGGAAAAGTGCCAGCTTATGGCGTAGCGAGTTTTTTAGTCAAAATCAAATAGTTTTAACTGGCTAGATCAACTTAGATCTAGCCTTTCATTTGTCTAGTATAGGAGAGAAGTGTATATGATAGGAAAAATTACCAATAGAATTGGAATTCCAGCAAGTTTATTTTATGGTTATATAGGGTTGGTTTTTTTCATGATTGGTGCAGGTATTGAAACAAGTTGGTTTTCGGCTTTTTTGGTATCCTCGGGTTATGAGATTCAACTTGTTTCAGTGATTTTTAGTTTATATGGTCTATTTGTTGCTATATTTTCTTGGTTAACTAGTTTTTTTGTGAATATTTTTTCTGTTAGAAAAGTGATGATTGCAGGATTGATCATTTATCTGGTTAGTGCTGTCATTCTAATTGCAGGAATTTATTTTGAACTGCTTCCGGTGATTGCTGTAGCTTATACTTTAAGAGGGGCCTCCTATCCATTATTTGCTTATGCTTTTTTGATTTGGATTACTCTCAGATCAGAATTTAAAAATTTAGGGAAAGCGACTTCTTGGTTTTGGTTTAGCTTTAATTTAGGTCTGACAATCATTAGTCCATTGTTGGCTTCATTATTACTAAAATTTTCTAATTCAATAAATATTTTAGCCGTTGGAATGGTTATGGCTTTGCTTGGTAGTTTTTTATCATTAAAAGTGAACCGAGACCATTTACCAACATTTAACAATAATAAAAGTATATTATATGAAATGCAGGAGGGGATAATGATTCTTTTTGAGTATCCAAGACTGGCAATTGGCTTAGTTGTAAAAGCCATTAATAATATTGGTCAGTTTGGTTTTGTGATTATGATGCCTATTTTTTTAGTAAACCATGGTTATTCCTTGTCTCAATGGGGGATTATTTGGGCGACCACGTACGTAGTAAATTCATTTGCCGGAATCCTTTTTGGAAATTTAGGAGATTATTATGGGTGGCGGAAAATTGTGTGTTATTTTTCAGGAACATTGACAGCCTTGTCTTGCTTTTTAATTGGGAGTGTTGTTTTTTATTTTCCTGGTAATTTTTTCTTGTTGATGTTGGCTTTTATTGTATTCTCATTTGGGATTGCTGCATTTGGTCCATTGTCGGCTTTAATTCCAGCAATGGCCTTGGAAAAAAAGACAACTGCGCTATCGGTTTTAAATTTAGGTTCGGGACTCAGTAACTTTTTAGGCCCCGTTTTGGTGACAGTCCTCTTTCAAAAGTTTGATGGATTTTTCGTCTTAGCGGTTTTTGCCGTTTTATATTTATTAGCGAGTATTTTGGCCATATTTTTAAAAACACCAGAAGAATTAAAGAAAGTCTATTCTTTAAAAGAAGGTTAGTATAATGGTCTTCACTTTATTGAAATCTTGATTTAAAGGAACGACTTGTTAAATGAATTTGTAGCAGTAAAAAAACCAAGGAGTGGACTCTTTGGTTTTTTATTTTCTAGTATTTACATAAATTTAACTCAAAATCCATTTTAAATCCATTCTTTTTTGTTTAGGATTCAAAATGAAATCGACCTGTTAAAAAGCTGTAAATCCAATGTTTTTTCTGTAAATTTTAAAAAATAAACTAAAAAATATGGTTTACTAAGGGTGTAAGAAAACTGATTCAATGGAGGGGAAAAATGAAACAAGTTGAATTACAAAATATTTCCAAAACCTATCATTCACAAGCGAAAGTTTTAGACGAAATTGATGTTACGATTCAAGCAGGTGAATTTTTTGTATTAGTAGGACCATCTGGTTGTGGGAAAAGCACGATGTTAAGAATGATTGCTGGTTTGGAAGATATATCTGATGGAACATTAAAAATAGATGGTGAGGTAGTCAATCATTTGCCACCCAAAGAGCGGGATTTAGCCATGGTTTTCCAAAATTATGCCCTTTATCCACATTTAACTGTGGAACAAAATATACTTTTTGGGCTAGCGGCTAAAAAAGTAAAAAAAGAAGAACAACAAAAGCGTTTAGCAGAAGCAGTTGAAATGACTGGTTTAGGTTTGTTTTTGAAAAGAAAACCCAAAGAATTATCTGGCGGTCAAAGGCAGAGAGTTGCGTTAGCTAGAGCTATCGTGAGTCAAGCTAAGCTTTGTTTGATGGATGAACCCTTATCGAATTTAGATGCAAAACTACGTGGTCAAATGCGGATTGAGATTAAGCAATTGCAACGGAAATTAGGTATGACCATGATTTATGTGACACATGACCAAGTAGAAGCGATGACAATGGGTGATCGAATTATGGTTTTAAATGCTGGGAAGGTCCAACAAATCGGTGACCCTTTGACTTTATATAATGCGCCAGTTAATGAGTTTGTGGCTTCCTTTATTGGAACACCAAAGATGAATTTTTCAGTCGCTCATGTAACACAAGAAAATCAATTGTATGTAACTGAAGGACTATCAATTCCTTTACAAAAAGAACAGCTTGAACTCGTTGACTCTTTTAAAGAAGTTAAGGTAGGCATTAGACCAGAAGGAGTACAGCTCGCAACGTTGGATCAGGCAATGGGCTTGGTTAAAGTTTTAAATGTGGAACATTTAGGGGATGAAACCCAGGTCATTTTTGAAGTGAATGAGTCTTTATGGACCGCAAAATGGGCGGGTCAACATATGATTCAAGTTGGAGAAAGTCTTCCTATTAAGCTTAATCTAGCGGCATTGAAATTTTTCGACTCTGTAACGGGTGAGTTACTAACTACGAATTCAATGATAGAAGCAAATGGGAAAGGAGTTCGATAGTTATGGAAAGCCAAGAAATAGCTCCACTTTATTTTGAACAAGTGGAAAACTTTCAGCGCTATAAAAAAATAAAACGAATAAAAAATAGTTTGATTGGTTTTAGTTTTTTATTGCCCTCCATTTTACTGTTTGGAATATTTATTTTTTATCCTTTAATAAAAACGATTTACTTGAGTTTTTATTTAACGAATCCAGCAGGAGAAACAACACTTTTTGTCGGTATCGAAAATTATACACGTTTATTTCAATCGCCACTATTTTTACAAAGTTTGAAATCAACTGGTTTATTTGTCCTTTATACAGTCCCAGGAACTATTTTATTCGGTTTTATTTTAGCTATTTTAGCCAATGAGAAATTGAAAGGGATTGGGATTTTCCGGACTTTATTTTCATCAACGATGGGAATCTCGGTAGCTGCATCGTCTGTCTTTTGGATTTTTTTATTCAATCCAACAAATGGGTATTTGAATAAAATCGTACATTTATTTGGTGGAACAGATATCGGCTGGCTAACAGATCCTAAATGGGCCTTGATTTCTGTGGCGGTTTCGACGATTTGGATGAATTCTGGTTTTACATTTTTAATTATTTTAGGTGGGTTACAATCGATTGATACTCAGTTGTATGAGAGTGCCAATGTTGAAGGTGCTGGCTATTTCTATCAACTAAGACGCATTACAGTTCCGATGCTTTCTCCAACTTTATTCTTTATCTTTACAGTGTCAATTATTAATGCGTTTCAAACATTTGGACAAATTGATATGCTGACAAAAGGTGGGCCTAGTAATGAAACGAATCTATTAGTCTATTCAATTTATCGAGAAGCTTTTGTTAATTATCAATATGGATCAGGAAGTGCTCAAGCAGTTATTTTGTTTATTCTGATTTTGGTGATTACAGCTTGTCAGTTTAAGTTTAATGAAAGGAAGGTTCATTACCAGTGAATAAAACCTTTAGTACCAAAGCGATAGTATACCTATTTCTAATTATAGGGAGTCTGGTTGTTTTTACACCGATTATTTTAGCCTTTTTTTTAAGTTTTATGACAAGCCAAGATTATATGGCAGGAAAAATAATACCAACAGAATGGACTTTTGATAATTATAGTACCGCTTTTCAACGGTTGCCCTTAGTAGGTTATTTGCTGAATAGCCTGATTGTTTCCACTTTAATTGTGATTGGACAATTACTTTTTAGCAGTTTAGCAGCTTATGCGTTTGTTTTTATCGAATTTAAAGGGCGCGATGCTATTTTTTATTTATTTATTGCAACGATGATGATTCCTTTTGAAGCGTCAATTATTCCTAACTTTCAAACGATTAAAGCATGGGGATTAATCGATAGTTATTCAGGACTAGCATTGCCTTTTTTAGCAACTGCATTTGGGACTTTTTTATTACGTCAAACGTTTAAACAAATTCCAAAAGAATTACGGGAAGCTAGTGAAATTGTCGGTATCGGTCCATTTCGTTTTTATTGGCAAGTTGTTTTACCAGTAGCAAAAACGAGTTTAGTTACGCTAGCAATTTATGGTTTTCTAACCTCTTGGAATATGTATTTATGGCCATTGTTAGCTTCAACAAATGACTCTGTTCGAACAATTCAGATTGGCTTGAAACAATTACAGTCGCAAGAAACATTAAATGAATGGGGCGTTATTATGGCAGGAGCAATGATTGTTGCCATTCCAACTTTAATTTTACTTTTTATTAGTCAAAAACGGATACAACAAGGATTAGCTGAAGGCGCAGTTAAATAAAACTATTGGAGGAAATTATGAAATTCAAAAAGATGATGGCAGTTGCATTAATTGGTTTAGGAACAGCGAGTGTGTTGGCAGCATGTGATAGTGGAAAAGATACAACAACAGCTTCTGAGAAGGAATCTAGCGAAAAAACAACTGAGAAAACGACAGTCAACTTTTGGCATTCAATGTCTGGAGTGAATCAAGAAGCGCTAAATAAAATCGTGACAGGTTACAATAATTCACAATCTAAAGTTGAAGTTAAAGCGGAGTTCCAAGGAACATATGAAGAATCATTGCCAAAATTCCAAAGTGTTGGCGGAACAAAGGATGCACCAACAATTGTTCAAGTCCAAGAAATTGGTACAAAAATGATGATTGATAGTGGCTTCATTGAACCAATGCAAAAATTTATTGATGCTGATAATTATGATACTAGCGATTTGGAAGAGAACATTGCCAATTATTATAAGGTCGATGGAAAATTTTATTCGATGCCATTTAATTCTTCTACTCCAGTGATGTACTACAATAAAGAAGCATTTAAAAAGGCGGGTCTAGATCCTGAGAATCCTCCGCAAACCTTTGAAGAAATAGAAAAAGCTGGTTTAGCAATTAAAAAAAGTAATCCTGCTATGAAAGGTTTTGCTTTACAAGCTTATGGTTGGTTATATGAGGAGTTGTTGGCAAATCAAGGCAGTTTATTAATGAATAATGATAATGGTCGCAGTAAGACTCCGACAAAAGTAGCGTATGATAATGCTGCGGGACGCTCGATTTTCGAGTGGGCTGAGCAAATGATTAAAGATGAAACTTTTGCTAATTACGGAACAAATGCAGATAATATGGTGGCAGGATTTATTAACGGCGATGTTGCCATGTTTCTACAATCGTCAGCTTCTGCTGGTCAAGTGATTGATGGAGCGAAGTTTGAAGTCGGCGAAGCGTATCTTCCTTATCCCGAAAAAGCTGAGCGTGAGGGCGTTGTAATTGGTGGAGCGAGTTTATGGATGTCTAAAGGGAAAGAAACGGCTGAACAAGAAGCTGCATGGGATTTCTTGAAGTATTTAGCTACTCCAGAAGTGCAAGCAGAATGGCATGTTGCAACAGGATATTTTGCCATCAATTCAAAAGCATACGATGAAGCAATTGTAGCAGAAGCCTATAAAAAGAAACCACAGTTAAAAGTGGCGGTTGAACAATTACAAGCGACAAAAACATCTGCGGCAACACAAGGTGCATTGATGAATATGTTACCGGAAGAACGAAAAATTATGGAAACGGCTTTAGAGCAAGTTTACAATGGAGCTGAAATTGAACCAACATTTAAAGCAGCAGTAGAACAAGTCAATCAAGCCATTGAACAAGCTAATCGAGCAAATAAAAAATAATTAAACATCCCTGCTGCAATCTGAATCAGTGTTTGTAGTAGGGGTATCTTTTATCACGGCTAGTTTTTATGAGTTAGCCTCTCGGAAAAAAGATGAAATTTCGAGGTGACAAAAAAGCGTCACATCAAATTCCCCTATTTTTCATTCGAGCCTGAGCCAACTCAACAAACTTTTTATTTAGGCTAGTTTTTATGATCCAGCCCTTCGGAAAAAAGATAAATTCCCAAAAAAGTAAAGAGATACTTTTCTTGGAATTCCCTATTTTTCTGCAGGTCTAAACGGCTCAACAAACTTTTCATTAAGGAGATATAGATATGTCTAAAACAAAGATTTACGCTCATCGTGGTGCCTCAGGTGAGTATCCTGAGAATACGCTTTTGAGTTTTAGAAAGGCAATTGAGGCAGGTGTTGATGGAATTGAATGTGACATTCACTTAACCAAAGATGAAGAACTGGTTGTAATTCATGATGAAGAGGTGAAACGAACGTTTAAAGGGGAAGGGTTTGTTAATGACTATACACTAGATGAGTTACGAGCACTTACTTTAGCAGAGCGCTATCAACAGTTTCCGTTATACGATCGGAGTTGGGAACTAGAAAAAATTCCAACACTAGAAGAGGTCTTAAAGTTGCTGCAAGGAACTGAAATTGAATTGAATATTGAATTGAAAACGACAATGTTTCCCTATTTTGGTTTAGCTGAAAAGGCAGTCAAGCTAGTTAAAAAGTATCAGTATGAAGAACAAGTTGTGTATTCTTCTTTTCATTATCCTAGTTTAGCAGCAATCAAAGAAGTTGATACTAGTGCTAAAATAGCTTGGCTTGTAGCGCATCCAGTTCCTCGGATTTGGGAATATATTCCTGTGTTATCATTAGATGGTTTACACTTAAGTAAAGAAATTGGTTTAGGTTCTGACTATGCTCAGTTGAAAGGGGCGTGCCAAAATCTTCCTATTCGTTTATGGACTATTAATAGTAGCCAAGATATGAAGGCTAGTATTGGCCAAGATAGTACGGCACTGATGACTGATTTTCCTCGTAAGGCGTTGGAAATTCGAGCACTGTTTAGTTAAGATGAGGAAGCAACGGTTACTATATCCACTACTTTTCTTCATAATGTTGTGTGTAGCTATTGGCTGGACAAAAGAGCAACCAGAATCGAGAGAACCCAAGACTGCGCTTAGCATCATCTCTCACCGCGGGGCAAATGATCGACAACCAGAGCATTCAATATCGGCTTATCAACAAGCTATTCAGGATCAAGTAGACTATATTGAAATTGATCTGCGTATGACCAAGGATCGTCAATTGGTAGCTCTCCATGATGAGACTATCAATCGAACGACTAATGGTACAGGTAAAGTTGAAAATTTTACGTTAGCTGAATTGGAAAAATTGACTTTGGTTAGCACTCAAAAAGAACAAGAAAAAATCCCTACACTAGTAGAGATTTTAGAAAAATTTGGTAAAAGTACTCGCTATTACATTGAGCTACGTGAATCGACAAAAGGCCTAGATATGGTGGAACCCCTGATTCAATTATTAGAAAAAAATGATTTGGATGATGAAAATTTTGTGCTCTTACAATCCTTTTCTTCAGAAAGTCTGATACGTGCTAGGCAGTTAGCACCTAATCTATCTTTAACTTGGTTAATGAAAGCTGGAGACTTTGATTTGAACTCAGCTGTGAAGTCTGATTTTGCTACGATTGGCATTGAATCTCGTGAGGTGACTGATAATGTAGTTCGACAAATACATCGAGCGGGAAAACAAGTACATGTCTACTTTATAAATAAAAAAAGTGAAAAAGCTGAGCAAAAAAGACTTTTAAATAGTCAAGTCGATGGCTACTTTACTGATTTTAACCTATTCACGAAAAAATTAATCAATCTTGAATAAAGAAACACTGAAACCGAGTTTAGAACTCAGATTTCAGTGTCTTTTTTAGCCGTTATGGTGAATAAAAAGTGAAAGCAGGTAACAAATCTCATCTTCTGGAATTAAGATTGAGTATTTTTCTTCAAGTGGTTTAACTAATTGTTGCAATGTTTGATATTCTTGCTGATAAAGGGTTTGAAAACTTGTTTTCTCTGGAAAAGGCTCTAAGGCAGCCCCCGATATTAACCGATCAATCAAGCAAGAAATATGAAAAATAGACCCAAAAACAACTTTAACATTTAAATTAATTTCCATTGTATCTGCAACAGTTTGGATAAACAATTTAGTATCTTGGACAATAGTGTCACTATCGACATATTTTAAATCTTCTTTTAAGGTCTCACCAATAGTGGCATAGGAAAGCTCGATATCAACAATTTCTTGAATACGAGCAATTGTATTTGTTTGAAATAAATCATAAAGATGAAATTGTGGCAGATCCGTTTCTACTGTTAATGAAGTGACTACACAAATAATCGTATATTGTTGCTGCAATTTTTTGATATGCTCCTCAATACTTTCCGCATGGAGAAGTGTAATCGGTAAAATTTGAATGTAGTCTTCTTGGAATTGGATTTTCTTTTCCAGAATATTTTTCATGAGTTTTGCAGTGCCTTCGCCAGTTAAGCAAATGGTTAGAATAACCGTTTTTTGTTCAGAGTGTCTAATAAAGCTCGGTTCCTTTTCGGCGTAGGGTTGTAAATAGAGACTAACTTGTTTTGTATCTCGATAAATTTCATCAAGAGAATGACCCATAACTGCTTTTCGCGTGGCTTCCAGAACATGTAAGGTACTAACTAATGGGAGTGTTCGGCAACGAATGGCCAACTCTTTTTGAATCTCGTTGCTGATATTATTTAGAGATCCCATATCAACTAAAAATAAACAATCTTCTTTTGTGTTACTTTCAATTAAAAAGGTTTTTAAACGAGCCATAACAGTTGCGGGGCTTTCATCAATCTGCATGTTGATTCCAATGGCATGTTGGACACCTAGTAATGAATTTACCAATGTTGACATTGAAGTTGCAGTGGAAGCTCCATGGGTCATAATAATAACGCGCACAAATTTTTGTTTGGCACTAGGCTCTTCCTCGTTATATACGAAAAACATGGCAATAAAGCCAGCTTCATCCATAGGAATGTCAATATCTAAACTAGCATTTAATAATACAACACATTCTAACGCAACTTTAAAGGCCTCGGGGTGTTTTTTTTTGATTTCAGCTAGTTTTGTATTTTCTAGATGTTCACCACTTCGCACGCGAGTATAGGTTGTATAAATATGAACCACCAATGCATGCTTGACCTTTGTTGAAATTTTAGTTTTTAACAATTTTTCACTTAATTCTAGCATTAATTGACTGGCTTCTAAAACACTGACTGGAACAATATTTTTAAGTTGCTGGAAATCAACGGGCTTATCAATCACCGTTGAAAATTGTTGAAAGTATTCTTCAATATTGGTATCAATAATTTTGGCTAGTGCCTCTTGATTTATTTCTAAGTGTTGCATTTCTTGAGAAGTTGAGTCAATCAGCTGATAGACGGATTGGACCGGTTTATTTTCTTGTAGCAATTTAAC
This Carnobacterium maltaromaticum DSM 20342 DNA region includes the following protein-coding sequences:
- a CDS encoding PTS fructose transporter subunit IIC; translated protein: MRKVGNSIKNHVLTGISYMIPLVIAGAVIMAISRVGGSIYGITDIWDSGYATSSSSIVRLLHSLDGFGGIALGLMFPVIAAFIAYSVVDKLGIAPGLVGGMLVKELNAGFLGAIAAGLIAGYVCLLIRNHVKLPKSMASVVPVFLIPVLGTLVTVLMINYVIGVPFAALNIGLENWLNSLSGGNQILMAAVVGAMVGFDLGGPVNKAAVTTAMALLTSGVYAPNTAAQVAIIIPPIGLGLATVIGKHKYNTELKEAGKSSIIMGLVGISEGAIPFAVESPLKVIPSTVIGSAIGSAMAVGLGAVNQAPISGFYGWFTVEKWPIYILSIAVGSLFVAISSVLLRNKDAGIEEVSMSLDEEFDEDAWEEEWQS
- a CDS encoding alpha-mannosidase — encoded protein: MTNVHIVNHTHWDREWYFTSMDALVLSDQLFSDVLTELSCNPEASFVLDGQLSILDDYLDLYPEKLPEIKALIEAQQLFIGPWFTQSDAFFTSGESVLRNAMIGIFESKKYGDFMPIGYLPDTFGFNAQIPVILNEAGLENIILWRGVSLGKHVNSPYFKWESLGGGNQVYALNFPQGYGTGMLLEPTLEYVEGRLDKAVDFIKQFTDSKEIMIPSGNDQLGIISDFNNKVAEINQLGKYDYQVSTYQNFLGLMKEMDLETYRGEFREPVLARVHKTIGSVRMDLKQEIFHLEHKLIRRTEPLLVIAQQLGIDLSNRLLLKTWKKLLECQAHDSLAGCVSDAVAEDIAHRLKEANEICDSLENIVLKRISESLALSENEFLMLNTSPVAFSGEKVVKLLSRTKDIEIPNCAVVILEAEYIESRENIMEETPAGNRFITEAGYYILTLRVTCDLPGLGYKVFAFENSQQKTDTFQAVSGTEIVEGNYKLTFENNQLVYQDPQRSITNFIALIDDGNAGDTYDFSPLLDDKAIELVFSECKCEESKLSSRMILTGKLNLPYDLQERMNQAKTTNFAYQLSLELNATGEIKGTIQFENTILNHRIRLKVALNQTINRALSGVPYGFIRKENQIVVDWEKHFSEMPVNIEPFEKTISVFTQEDSCSVFTHDSKEYEYQDSELLLTILATTDTLGKPDLLYRPGRASGDTTKKGHIMMATPLAQLKDKQVKSSFVLKFDQKKISEKEIADWRYQLEQTSVSYQRQNLNFFIYRIDNKIQKRIEPLGLKEREFSVLSFSEHAGVLVSGIHNSYYGNGFVIRFENPTATEIELNLVSLFPNRQVERVNAVEMIQDFSGKVPAYGVASFLVKIK
- a CDS encoding RbtT/DalT/CsbX family MFS transporter, whose product is MIGKITNRIGIPASLFYGYIGLVFFMIGAGIETSWFSAFLVSSGYEIQLVSVIFSLYGLFVAIFSWLTSFFVNIFSVRKVMIAGLIIYLVSAVILIAGIYFELLPVIAVAYTLRGASYPLFAYAFLIWITLRSEFKNLGKATSWFWFSFNLGLTIISPLLASLLLKFSNSINILAVGMVMALLGSFLSLKVNRDHLPTFNNNKSILYEMQEGIMILFEYPRLAIGLVVKAINNIGQFGFVIMMPIFLVNHGYSLSQWGIIWATTYVVNSFAGILFGNLGDYYGWRKIVCYFSGTLTALSCFLIGSVVFYFPGNFFLLMLAFIVFSFGIAAFGPLSALIPAMALEKKTTALSVLNLGSGLSNFLGPVLVTVLFQKFDGFFVLAVFAVLYLLASILAIFLKTPEELKKVYSLKEG
- a CDS encoding ABC transporter ATP-binding protein — translated: MKQVELQNISKTYHSQAKVLDEIDVTIQAGEFFVLVGPSGCGKSTMLRMIAGLEDISDGTLKIDGEVVNHLPPKERDLAMVFQNYALYPHLTVEQNILFGLAAKKVKKEEQQKRLAEAVEMTGLGLFLKRKPKELSGGQRQRVALARAIVSQAKLCLMDEPLSNLDAKLRGQMRIEIKQLQRKLGMTMIYVTHDQVEAMTMGDRIMVLNAGKVQQIGDPLTLYNAPVNEFVASFIGTPKMNFSVAHVTQENQLYVTEGLSIPLQKEQLELVDSFKEVKVGIRPEGVQLATLDQAMGLVKVLNVEHLGDETQVIFEVNESLWTAKWAGQHMIQVGESLPIKLNLAALKFFDSVTGELLTTNSMIEANGKGVR
- a CDS encoding carbohydrate ABC transporter permease; translated protein: MESQEIAPLYFEQVENFQRYKKIKRIKNSLIGFSFLLPSILLFGIFIFYPLIKTIYLSFYLTNPAGETTLFVGIENYTRLFQSPLFLQSLKSTGLFVLYTVPGTILFGFILAILANEKLKGIGIFRTLFSSTMGISVAASSVFWIFLFNPTNGYLNKIVHLFGGTDIGWLTDPKWALISVAVSTIWMNSGFTFLIILGGLQSIDTQLYESANVEGAGYFYQLRRITVPMLSPTLFFIFTVSIINAFQTFGQIDMLTKGGPSNETNLLVYSIYREAFVNYQYGSGSAQAVILFILILVITACQFKFNERKVHYQ
- a CDS encoding carbohydrate ABC transporter permease, which encodes MNKTFSTKAIVYLFLIIGSLVVFTPIILAFFLSFMTSQDYMAGKIIPTEWTFDNYSTAFQRLPLVGYLLNSLIVSTLIVIGQLLFSSLAAYAFVFIEFKGRDAIFYLFIATMMIPFEASIIPNFQTIKAWGLIDSYSGLALPFLATAFGTFLLRQTFKQIPKELREASEIVGIGPFRFYWQVVLPVAKTSLVTLAIYGFLTSWNMYLWPLLASTNDSVRTIQIGLKQLQSQETLNEWGVIMAGAMIVAIPTLILLFISQKRIQQGLAEGAVK